Proteins encoded within one genomic window of Spiroplasma sabaudiense Ar-1343:
- a CDS encoding S1 RNA-binding domain-containing protein, protein MLNKGQIINAKVTSIVNYGVFSEVYTEDGELIAKGLIHISELSDFFVRDINSFFAIGDVIEVQVLEFDAPKKQVKLSYKALHPELLKGSENKIQETGDGFSRLEDSIDDSINNN, encoded by the coding sequence ATGTTAAACAAAGGACAGATTATTAATGCTAAAGTTACTAGTATTGTAAATTATGGTGTATTCTCAGAAGTTTATACTGAAGATGGAGAGTTAATTGCAAAAGGATTAATCCACATCAGTGAGTTATCAGACTTTTTTGTAAGAGATATAAATAGTTTCTTTGCAATTGGTGATGTAATTGAAGTTCAAGTACTTGAATTTGATGCACCCAAAAAGCAAGTTAAATTAAGTTATAAAGCTTTACACCCTGAATTATTAAAAGGTTCAGAAAATAAAATCCAAGAAACTGGCGACGGTTTTTCAAGACTAGAAGATAGTATTGATGATTCAATCAACAACA
- a CDS encoding NifU family protein yields the protein MSEISKKIEDKINELKFFVQQDGGDMEFVAYKDRTVYLRLMGNCIGCGLVDVTFREGIEMIMLEEFPHDVDGIDIVM from the coding sequence ATGAGTGAAATTTCAAAGAAAATTGAAGATAAAATTAATGAACTAAAGTTTTTTGTTCAACAAGATGGTGGAGATATGGAATTTGTCGCATATAAAGACCGTACAGTTTATCTTCGACTAATGGGAAATTGCATTGGTTGTGGTTTAGTTGATGTTACTTTCCGCGAGGGTATTGAAATGATAATGTTAGAAGAATTTCCACATGACGTTGATGGAATTGATATTGTTATGTAA
- a CDS encoding 5-formyltetrahydrofolate cyclo-ligase, with the protein MLKKQLRLQFQQLSSSKTTAEIEKESEVIAKEAITLIKNSNFKVIGIYISNPREVGTTAIINYCFQQNILVACPRINEDFTMTFYQILNLENEIEKHHKFSVNQPKKITEVPLSTIEVFFVPLVAFDNLNNRLGRGKGYYDRLLSSISDKVLKVGLGFSWQQSKNQLPISVNDVRLDQIIIPKLT; encoded by the coding sequence TTGTTAAAAAAACAACTTCGTCTTCAATTTCAACAGCTTTCAAGCAGCAAAACAACCGCTGAAATTGAAAAAGAATCCGAGGTAATTGCTAAAGAAGCAATCACCTTAATTAAAAATTCTAATTTTAAAGTAATTGGAATTTACATTTCCAATCCAAGAGAAGTTGGTACAACCGCGATAATTAACTATTGTTTCCAACAAAATATTTTAGTGGCTTGTCCGCGAATTAATGAAGATTTTACAATGACTTTTTACCAAATTCTAAACTTGGAAAACGAAATTGAAAAACATCACAAATTTAGTGTTAATCAACCTAAAAAAATTACCGAAGTACCTTTATCTACAATAGAGGTATTTTTCGTTCCTTTGGTTGCATTTGATAATCTAAATAACCGATTAGGTCGAGGCAAGGGCTATTATGATCGCCTATTGTCAAGTATTTCTGATAAAGTGTTAAAAGTTGGCCTGGGTTTTTCTTGGCAACAATCAAAAAACCAACTGCCTATTTCTGTTAATGATGTAAGGCTTGACCAAATAATTATTCCAAAGCTTACATAA
- the sufB gene encoding Fe-S cluster assembly protein SufB, producing MKPLKQTKTIQEISKYKYGFNEGEVSVYKTAMGINEKIIEQISKHKNEPKWMLDYRLDSFKKFQAMGQPSFGPDLNFINFQDYCYFSQGTNASASNWDEIPDSIKNTFDRLGIPQAEKDFLIGINAQWDATPVYTKMLKEVEDQGVIFSDCDTALREHPELFKKYFGTLIANDDNKYAALNGAVWSAGTFIYIPKGVKLEKPLQAYFRINYQAAGQFERTLIIVDDDASLHYIEGCTAPIYSKNNLHAATVELFVGKRSNLRYTTVQNWSDNVLNLVTKRSLVEEDGRMEWVDGNIGSKINMKYPSCILKGDRAQGDTISIAVAKNGVYQDAGGKMIHFGKETKSKIISKSITFQGGTANYRGLVYIGPNATDSKARVECDTLILDNQSHSDTIPKNKVENNRSQIEHEATVSKVSEEQLFYLMSRGLTELEALEIIVMGFIEPFTKELPLEYAVELNQLIRMDMEGSVG from the coding sequence ATGAAACCTTTAAAACAAACTAAAACAATTCAAGAAATTAGCAAGTATAAGTACGGATTTAACGAAGGTGAAGTTTCAGTTTATAAAACTGCAATGGGAATTAATGAAAAAATTATTGAGCAAATTTCAAAACATAAAAATGAACCTAAGTGAATGTTGGACTATCGTCTCGATAGCTTCAAAAAATTTCAAGCAATGGGGCAACCAAGTTTTGGGCCAGATTTAAATTTCATTAATTTTCAAGATTATTGCTATTTTAGTCAAGGAACAAATGCATCAGCTTCAAATTGAGATGAAATCCCAGACTCAATTAAAAATACTTTTGACCGTCTTGGAATTCCTCAAGCTGAAAAAGATTTTTTAATTGGTATTAATGCCCAGTGAGATGCTACCCCGGTTTATACAAAAATGCTTAAAGAAGTTGAGGACCAGGGGGTAATATTTTCAGATTGCGACACCGCTCTACGAGAACATCCAGAACTTTTTAAAAAATACTTTGGAACACTAATTGCAAACGATGACAACAAGTATGCAGCACTAAATGGAGCTGTTTGGTCGGCGGGAACATTTATTTATATCCCCAAAGGTGTTAAATTAGAAAAACCATTGCAAGCCTATTTTAGAATAAACTATCAAGCGGCTGGACAATTCGAACGAACTCTAATAATAGTTGATGATGATGCAAGTCTTCATTATATTGAAGGTTGTACAGCTCCGATTTACTCAAAAAATAATCTTCATGCAGCAACGGTTGAACTTTTTGTTGGTAAACGCAGTAATTTACGTTACACAACTGTTCAAAATTGAAGTGATAATGTCTTAAATTTAGTGACAAAAAGAAGTCTAGTTGAAGAAGATGGAAGAATGGAATGAGTTGATGGTAACATTGGTTCAAAGATAAATATGAAGTACCCTTCGTGTATTTTAAAGGGTGACCGAGCTCAAGGAGATACAATTTCAATTGCGGTTGCTAAAAATGGAGTTTACCAAGATGCTGGTGGGAAAATGATTCATTTCGGAAAGGAAACTAAATCCAAAATTATTTCTAAATCAATCACTTTTCAAGGTGGTACTGCTAACTATCGTGGTTTAGTCTATATTGGTCCTAATGCAACAGATTCAAAAGCTAGAGTAGAGTGCGACACGCTTATTTTAGATAATCAATCGCATTCTGACACAATTCCTAAAAATAAGGTTGAAAATAACCGTAGTCAAATTGAACATGAAGCCACAGTATCAAAAGTTAGCGAGGAACAACTATTTTATTTGATGAGTCGGGGCTTGACTGAACTTGAGGCTCTAGAAATTATTGTAATGGGCTTTATTGAACCGTTTACAAAGGAGTTGCCTCTAGAATATGCTGTGGAATTAAATCAGTTAATTAGAATGGACATGGAAGGTTCGGTAGGGTAA
- a CDS encoding iron-sulfur cluster assembly scaffold protein — MYDKNDKIMMRQIIMQHFLEPDHKGLVNDLAAIQELQSSSTCSDEITLEVLFDKNIISFVKWSGTSCAISSASTDILAEQLHNQTLDKGLEILTNYYNLISNQSYSEESLEELIAFVNVGKQGNRVACALLGANGLKNLISKQKELNHETFKTN, encoded by the coding sequence ATGTACGATAAAAATGATAAAATTATGATGCGTCAAATCATAATGCAACACTTTCTTGAACCCGACCATAAGGGATTGGTAAATGATTTAGCAGCTATTCAAGAATTACAAAGTAGTTCAACTTGTAGTGATGAAATAACTTTAGAAGTGCTTTTTGATAAAAATATAATTTCTTTTGTAAAATGGTCTGGAACAAGTTGTGCAATTTCTTCAGCGTCAACTGATATCTTAGCAGAACAGTTACATAATCAAACCTTAGATAAGGGACTTGAAATATTAACCAATTACTATAATTTAATTAGCAACCAATCCTATAGCGAGGAAAGCCTTGAAGAATTGATAGCTTTTGTCAATGTTGGCAAACAAGGAAATCGAGTTGCCTGTGCTTTGCTGGGAGCAAATGGTTTAAAAAATTTAATTAGCAAACAGAAGGAGTTAAATCATGAAACCTTTAAAACAAACTAA
- a CDS encoding aminotransferase class V-fold PLP-dependent enzyme, with translation MEPYAKLFPYLQNQEDIIYFDNAATSLKPEVVINAEANYNRFFAANPHTQDYKQAFEATQMITQLRERLSEFLNAPKNSSFILTSGATHSLNQVAFGLQSFINPGDEILTTSLEHSAALLPFIEVANRQKAKIKLLTENDHGKIVIKELLTKITDRTKIIVYASSTNVIGALNDVALINKAIRKVNKEIIIVVDAAQSIGHHKTDLSDWDADFIAFSGHKIFAPFGTGILWGKKPQLEKLTPLFFGGAMSDSVDLEGIGFKMKPLPERLEGGTPNISAIYGFLKAIEFVQSIGIANIAKYEKKLKNYAIIKAKNIPSDLATFYNLENDGPILTFNIRNYNPQDIATFLWVKYKIQVRSGSHCARIVQNQNIAPTSVRASFAFFNTTAEIDKLFEAILNSDNFLEAIV, from the coding sequence ATGGAACCTTATGCTAAATTATTCCCATACTTGCAAAACCAAGAGGACATTATTTATTTTGATAATGCCGCAACCAGTCTAAAACCAGAAGTTGTTATTAATGCAGAAGCTAACTACAATAGGTTTTTTGCAGCAAACCCCCATACCCAAGACTACAAGCAAGCATTTGAGGCAACTCAAATGATTACTCAGCTACGAGAACGACTTTCAGAGTTTTTAAATGCTCCAAAAAATAGTTCCTTTATTTTAACTTCTGGAGCCACTCACAGTTTAAATCAAGTGGCATTTGGACTACAAAGTTTTATTAACCCTGGTGATGAAATTTTAACAACAAGTTTAGAACACTCAGCAGCATTATTACCATTTATTGAAGTTGCCAATCGACAAAAAGCAAAAATCAAACTATTAACTGAAAATGACCATGGTAAAATTGTCATTAAAGAATTATTAACCAAAATTACTGACAGAACTAAAATTATTGTTTATGCCAGCTCAACAAATGTAATTGGAGCCTTAAATGATGTCGCACTTATTAATAAAGCAATTCGCAAGGTTAATAAAGAAATCATAATTGTTGTTGATGCTGCTCAGTCAATTGGTCATCATAAAACGGATTTGAGTGATTGGGATGCGGACTTTATCGCCTTTTCTGGTCATAAAATTTTTGCGCCATTTGGAACAGGAATACTTTGAGGTAAAAAACCACAGTTGGAAAAATTAACACCACTATTTTTTGGTGGAGCAATGAGTGATTCAGTGGATTTAGAAGGAATTGGTTTTAAAATGAAACCTCTACCCGAACGCCTTGAAGGGGGAACTCCTAACATCTCAGCAATTTATGGCTTTCTTAAAGCAATTGAGTTTGTTCAAAGTATTGGAATTGCCAATATTGCAAAATATGAAAAAAAACTAAAAAATTATGCGATTATAAAGGCAAAAAATATTCCAAGTGATTTAGCAACTTTTTACAATTTGGAAAATGATGGACCAATATTAACATTCAATATTCGCAATTATAACCCTCAAGACATTGCAACATTTTTGTGAGTAAAGTATAAAATTCAAGTTCGATCAGGAAGTCATTGTGCTCGGATTGTGCAAAATCAAAATATAGCTCCCACAAGTGTAAGAGCAAGTTTTGCATTTTTTAATACGACAGCAGAAATTGACAAGTTATTTGAGGCGATTTTAAATAGTGATAATTTTCTTGAAGCCATAGTTTAG
- a CDS encoding SufB/SufD family protein, which produces MSQKLNPVFKKNSLPNHFDLRVQDQSLIEYSQSQTSFINLNSQHQNLKINVKRDTKLELVIIVDNSGSYENEAKIICQINLEENAHLNLKYADLSNQNIEFEALINLKEPNSSLNFYSAVIAAQKFEKKIFINPVHLARNTTSDIVSYTIIKDYALGLVKCASDIRKGSTNSEAHQELRLLILDSTAKAHSDPILLIDENDIVASHANAIGMLDQEQIFYLNSRGLSKIEAQELLILGYFDPILETIKIHNPEYAQIILEGLKEKIN; this is translated from the coding sequence ATGAGCCAAAAGTTAAACCCAGTTTTTAAAAAAAATTCGTTACCAAATCATTTTGATTTAAGAGTGCAAGACCAAAGCCTAATCGAATATTCTCAATCCCAAACAAGTTTTATTAATTTAAATTCTCAACATCAAAATCTCAAAATAAATGTTAAACGTGATACAAAATTAGAATTAGTTATTATTGTTGATAACTCAGGTAGTTATGAAAATGAGGCTAAAATTATTTGCCAAATTAATTTAGAAGAAAATGCCCATTTAAATTTAAAATATGCTGATTTAAGTAACCAAAATATTGAATTTGAGGCTTTAATTAATTTAAAAGAGCCAAATAGTTCACTTAATTTTTATAGTGCGGTGATTGCTGCTCAAAAGTTTGAGAAGAAAATTTTTATTAATCCGGTTCATCTTGCTCGTAATACTACAAGTGATATTGTAAGCTACACAATAATTAAAGATTATGCCCTAGGATTGGTGAAGTGTGCAAGTGATATTCGTAAAGGTTCAACAAACTCTGAAGCCCATCAAGAACTGCGACTACTAATTCTTGATTCAACCGCAAAAGCTCATTCCGACCCAATTTTATTAATTGATGAAAATGATATTGTTGCAAGTCATGCTAATGCCATTGGAATGCTAGATCAAGAGCAAATATTTTATTTAAACTCGCGTGGTCTAAGTAAAATTGAAGCCCAAGAACTTTTAATTTTAGGTTATTTTGACCCAATTTTAGAGACAATTAAAATCCACAATCCTGAATATGCGCAGATTATTCTTGAAGGCTTAAAGGAGAAAATCAACTAA
- the sufC gene encoding Fe-S cluster assembly ATPase SufC — protein MKHKLEIKNLHVAIDSKTILKGINLVVETGEIHALMGPNGNGKSTLLMAIMGHPKYEITKGDILLDGKSILDLPVDERSREGLFLALQNPQTIQGVSNLEFLKYIVNAHSQEKQKLPKIFADIKSAAKDLNFDVSMLKRSVNDGFSGGEKKKNEILQMKLLNPKFTLIDEIDSGLDVDALEIVSQNLNSETKAAIGMVIVSHYDRFFNKIQPTHAHVIIDGKIVISGGSDIIDKINKEGYSWAKS, from the coding sequence ATGAAGCATAAATTAGAAATTAAAAACCTACATGTAGCAATTGATTCAAAAACAATTTTAAAAGGAATCAATTTAGTGGTTGAAACCGGTGAAATTCATGCCTTAATGGGACCAAATGGTAACGGGAAATCGACATTATTGATGGCAATAATGGGACATCCAAAATATGAAATTACTAAAGGAGATATTCTCTTAGACGGAAAATCAATTTTGGACCTTCCAGTGGATGAACGTAGTCGCGAAGGATTGTTTTTGGCATTACAAAATCCTCAAACTATTCAAGGGGTTAGCAATTTAGAATTTTTAAAGTACATTGTGAACGCTCATTCCCAAGAGAAACAAAAACTGCCAAAAATATTTGCAGACATAAAAAGCGCAGCAAAAGATTTGAACTTTGATGTAAGCATGCTAAAGCGTTCAGTAAATGATGGCTTTTCTGGGGGAGAAAAGAAAAAAAACGAAATTTTACAGATGAAGCTATTAAACCCAAAGTTTACTTTAATTGATGAAATTGACTCTGGACTTGATGTGGATGCCCTAGAAATTGTCTCGCAAAACTTGAATTCTGAAACCAAGGCGGCAATTGGAATGGTAATTGTCTCGCACTATGATAGGTTTTTTAACAAAATTCAGCCAACTCACGCCCATGTTATTATTGATGGTAAAATTGTGATTTCGGGAGGTAGTGATATTATAGATAAAATTAATAAAGAGGGATACTCATGAGCCAAAAGTTAA
- a CDS encoding lipoprotein translates to MRKLLGLLASVSLTASTAATVVACDTNKRITEAKLNEETLRALLASVFGDASAASIDFGDIFNSGDISKSLLQIINLMIAQDNYHRANNNLLEGLGLEKNEVEESLANFNLLNDSIAADKLYTDYTKSISGTSSTQALDYSIRRQSYSLNSQAISLMVDGEAKTFASVGVQLPDGKLWHIRNELSTSNYEQNIPTAKQLSSDGFKLVDLSQGASTVIAGYDNLSGRDALKYRFNDWFVNEIQKKIIENLLSMSRQIPETFRIGNSSESSKKAAYFNRYSSVGKYSQTWNTSTTPWTSNVKMVWELSFKNNQFKKFSDLIESSAVKELIDVNSGILKADKSIKDLIAAFSTLENVTEDGDDPYLHQSGFKGFISFKDGEIYGTNNLDAEFKYKTALLGANEPGMLSENGHLYFQGAKSDEISLVFVLPVYLIELLKDYEIKTNANDEEGAKVNLGPSATNANQYQDIWNQEQNIKKHSKDINELSREEKNNMINQFQYIVSQNADVLAESKTALYSLYLDADDILYSSLWDEISKYIKDEE, encoded by the coding sequence ATGAGAAAATTATTAGGTCTTTTAGCATCGGTTTCTTTAACCGCCTCTACAGCCGCAACTGTAGTTGCCTGTGATACTAATAAACGTATCACAGAAGCTAAATTAAACGAAGAAACATTACGTGCTTTATTGGCTTCTGTTTTTGGTGATGCAAGTGCAGCTTCAATTGATTTTGGTGATATTTTCAATAGTGGTGATATTTCTAAATCATTATTACAAATTATTAACTTAATGATTGCCCAAGATAACTATCATCGAGCAAATAACAATTTATTAGAAGGCTTAGGACTAGAAAAAAACGAAGTTGAAGAGTCACTTGCCAATTTCAACTTATTAAATGATTCAATTGCCGCTGATAAACTTTATACTGATTATACTAAGAGTATTTCAGGAACCTCAAGTACTCAAGCTCTTGATTACAGCATTCGTCGTCAAAGTTATTCTCTAAACTCCCAAGCAATCTCACTAATGGTTGATGGTGAAGCTAAAACTTTTGCCAGTGTTGGAGTCCAATTACCAGATGGTAAATTGTGACATATTCGAAATGAACTATCAACAAGTAATTACGAACAAAATATCCCAACCGCTAAACAGTTGAGTTCAGATGGATTTAAACTAGTTGATTTAAGTCAAGGAGCAAGTACTGTAATTGCTGGATATGATAACTTAAGCGGTCGTGACGCTTTAAAATACCGCTTTAATGACTGATTTGTTAACGAAATTCAAAAGAAAATTATTGAAAATTTACTATCGATGTCTCGTCAAATCCCAGAAACATTTAGAATCGGAAATAGTAGTGAATCATCAAAAAAAGCCGCCTATTTTAATCGATACTCTTCAGTTGGTAAGTATTCACAAACTTGAAATACTTCAACCACACCATGAACCTCAAATGTTAAAATGGTTTGAGAGTTATCTTTCAAAAATAATCAATTTAAAAAATTTAGTGATTTAATTGAGAGTTCTGCTGTAAAAGAATTAATTGATGTGAACTCTGGAATCTTAAAAGCAGACAAGTCAATTAAGGATTTGATCGCCGCCTTTTCAACTTTAGAAAATGTTACAGAAGATGGGGATGACCCTTATTTACACCAATCAGGTTTCAAAGGATTTATTAGTTTTAAAGACGGAGAAATTTATGGAACAAATAACTTAGATGCTGAATTTAAATATAAAACAGCCCTTCTAGGAGCCAATGAGCCTGGAATGCTATCTGAAAACGGTCACCTTTATTTCCAAGGGGCCAAGAGTGATGAAATTTCGCTAGTATTTGTTTTACCAGTTTATTTAATTGAACTATTAAAAGATTATGAAATTAAAACAAACGCTAACGATGAAGAAGGTGCCAAAGTTAATTTGGGTCCAAGTGCTACAAACGCTAACCAATATCAAGATATTTGAAACCAAGAACAAAACATTAAAAAACATAGTAAAGATATTAATGAGTTATCTCGAGAAGAGAAAAACAATATGATTAATCAATTTCAATACATTGTTTCTCAAAATGCTGATGTTCTAGCTGAATCAAAAACAGCCCTATATTCACTTTACTTAGATGCTGATGACATCTTATACTCAAGTTTATGAGATGAAATTAGTAAATACATTAAAGATGAAGAATAG
- a CDS encoding HIT family protein has protein sequence MEQCLFCQIIVGKIPSRKIYEDKDIFAFLDITPNSDGHSLVIPKKHSVDLQSTDLETLKAVSVGRKIVADILKAKLAKPVKGFNFVSNQGSEAFQMVFHYHEHVIPKYIKEEGFLINKNEQNLSDLDEIHKQLTS, from the coding sequence ATGGAACAGTGCTTATTTTGTCAAATTATTGTTGGAAAGATTCCTAGTCGTAAAATTTACGAGGATAAGGATATTTTCGCCTTTTTAGACATTACCCCCAACAGCGATGGTCACAGCCTTGTGATTCCTAAAAAACATTCTGTGGATTTACAAAGCACGGACTTAGAAACTTTGAAGGCTGTAAGTGTTGGTAGAAAGATTGTGGCCGATATCTTAAAAGCAAAACTAGCAAAACCAGTTAAAGGCTTTAATTTCGTTTCAAACCAAGGTAGTGAAGCATTTCAAATGGTTTTTCATTACCACGAACATGTAATTCCTAAATATATTAAAGAAGAAGGTTTTTTAATTAATAAAAACGAGCAAAATCTAAGTGATCTTGATGAAATTCACAAACAACTAACATCTTAA
- a CDS encoding 3'-5' exoribonuclease YhaM family protein, producing the protein MKIVEIKSSDKNIVVTARVEKIVLSTGSNGMNYLIIHLVDKTGRVEARLWNATIEDKEAFKANQIVRIEAIANLYRNQIQLKINQYKIYAPDECEAAGINLQDFNMSAPINIEENWNNFLMILEEVKNPIYKKITKAILLELKEDFLSFPAAMTIHHNVVGGLFWHSYTLVRNAKSIRGNYGYANIDWDLVICGSILHDIGKIIELTDISGTDYSLEGKLLGHISIGNTIVYNTAKELELLYNSDGTQNSDVTKLQHMIIASHGKNEYGSPIEPVLLEAVILSTFDNLDARIFKINEELNKVGQDDWSARISSEEGKMFLNHFDPQKK; encoded by the coding sequence TTGAAAATAGTTGAAATTAAAAGTTCTGATAAAAATATTGTAGTTACCGCAAGGGTTGAAAAGATAGTTCTTTCTACGGGAAGTAATGGGATGAATTATTTAATTATTCATTTAGTTGATAAAACCGGAAGAGTTGAGGCACGATTATGAAATGCAACAATCGAAGATAAAGAGGCCTTTAAAGCAAATCAAATTGTAAGGATTGAAGCAATTGCAAATTTATATCGCAATCAAATTCAGTTGAAAATTAATCAATACAAAATCTATGCACCAGATGAGTGTGAGGCTGCAGGAATTAATTTGCAAGATTTTAATATGTCAGCTCCTATCAATATTGAAGAAAATTGAAACAACTTCTTAATGATTCTTGAAGAAGTTAAAAATCCAATTTATAAAAAAATTACTAAAGCCATTTTATTGGAGTTGAAAGAAGATTTTTTATCTTTTCCAGCAGCGATGACAATTCATCACAATGTTGTTGGGGGATTATTTTGACATAGTTACACTTTAGTGCGAAATGCAAAATCAATTAGAGGTAATTATGGCTACGCTAACATCGACTGAGACTTAGTTATTTGTGGATCAATTCTACACGATATTGGTAAAATTATTGAACTAACAGATATTAGCGGAACTGATTATAGTTTAGAGGGTAAACTTCTAGGACATATTTCAATCGGGAATACAATAGTGTACAATACCGCAAAAGAATTAGAATTATTATATAATTCTGATGGAACTCAAAATTCTGATGTCACGAAGTTGCAACATATGATTATTGCAAGTCATGGAAAAAATGAATATGGTTCTCCAATCGAACCAGTATTATTAGAGGCTGTTATCCTTTCAACATTTGATAACCTAGATGCGCGAATTTTTAAGATTAATGAAGAGTTAAATAAAGTTGGTCAAGATGACTGAAGTGCTCGAATTTCAAGTGAAGAGGGTAAAATGTTTTTAAATCACTTTGACCCACAAAAGAAATAG